A region from the Lentisphaera profundi genome encodes:
- a CDS encoding c-type cytochrome yields the protein MNETYKAFFLPKFSIGIIVRFILLTIFIFAFQIKAQGSESISRGKIIYESVCFACHGKNLEGAVGPNLKDSLWLHGASKAQLMTTIKKGFPEQGMVAFGTIYKDQQIEDISNFILSRQQGLRDMEYRIYHKASFETGVQWGTQKPDKKGPLNPPHVNLNLPEVDQFGLQFKGKLLIPQHIAGKFKIVGMIRQKEGFQLLIDGKKIELSTASSRFEEKINLSAGIHEFEFRYIRGLKSTPLHFELLGKATIPLSFDSYRKSLTSEYIVKAEDSFFIMRKRVKDLSPGTIIVNHQDQVSYAISPYGASVSAIWTGDSIDIGPNIYARGQDVAKTLGKHLLSKKEAIELLIDGSEKKLKYLGYANKPKPKFMYKYGTDQISIESSINSKNLLLTYSLVSQHPTKIQVKIPKGLTVNTSKGTHEGLVFTPDNSSSFQIIIPFEEQP from the coding sequence ATGAATGAGACATATAAAGCATTTTTTTTACCTAAGTTCAGCATTGGTATTATTGTGAGATTTATCTTACTCACTATTTTCATCTTTGCATTTCAGATCAAAGCTCAGGGCTCAGAGTCAATAAGCCGCGGCAAAATAATCTATGAGTCGGTTTGCTTTGCATGCCATGGCAAGAATCTTGAAGGGGCCGTGGGGCCAAACCTAAAAGATTCGCTTTGGCTTCATGGCGCTAGTAAAGCGCAGCTCATGACCACAATTAAAAAAGGTTTTCCTGAACAAGGCATGGTGGCTTTTGGGACAATATATAAAGATCAGCAGATCGAGGATATCAGCAATTTTATTCTATCTCGTCAGCAAGGACTACGAGATATGGAATATCGAATTTACCATAAGGCCAGCTTTGAGACAGGCGTTCAATGGGGAACTCAGAAGCCGGATAAAAAAGGCCCTCTGAATCCTCCTCACGTCAACTTAAATCTACCTGAGGTTGATCAGTTTGGTCTTCAGTTTAAAGGAAAACTGCTCATTCCCCAACACATTGCAGGTAAATTCAAAATCGTCGGAATGATACGCCAAAAAGAAGGCTTTCAATTATTGATCGATGGTAAAAAAATCGAACTTAGCACCGCAAGTAGTCGCTTTGAAGAAAAAATTAATTTATCTGCAGGAATTCACGAGTTCGAATTTCGCTATATTAGGGGCTTGAAAAGTACTCCTCTACACTTTGAATTATTAGGGAAAGCCACAATCCCACTTTCCTTTGACTCATACAGAAAATCATTGACTAGCGAATACATTGTAAAAGCTGAAGATTCATTCTTCATTATGCGCAAAAGAGTCAAAGACCTAAGCCCTGGTACGATCATCGTAAATCACCAAGATCAAGTGTCCTATGCGATAAGCCCCTATGGCGCATCTGTGAGCGCTATTTGGACTGGAGATTCTATAGATATTGGTCCCAATATTTATGCCCGAGGTCAAGATGTCGCCAAAACTCTGGGAAAGCATTTATTGAGTAAAAAAGAGGCTATTGAACTGCTTATCGACGGTAGTGAAAAGAAACTGAAATACCTGGGCTATGCCAATAAGCCAAAGCCCAAATTCATGTATAAGTATGGTACGGATCAGATAAGTATCGAAAGCTCTATCAACTCAAAAAATCTCCTGCTGACTTACAGTCTTGTTTCACAGCATCCTACCAAGATCCAAGTCAAAATCCCCAAGGGCTTAACAGTCAATACGAGCAAGGGAACTCACGAGGGTTTGGTATTTACTCCAGATAACTCAAGCTCATTTCAAATCATCATCCCATTCGAGGAGCAACCATAA
- a CDS encoding 3-keto-disaccharide hydrolase has protein sequence MKQIITFLLVSILCFGCATSEDKCINLLKAEELHLNERWILKDGMLYPSATPRGMMWTKKSFSNFELTVEYKTSEKCNSGIFFRMNPKNPVQEGFEIQVASPGLYKGKHAVGSLYDAKEPTSPAAKADGEWNTMVLTCEGPRIKLVLNGSEVQNLTLDDWTTVKKNPDGSKNKFKTALKDLPRTGHIGVQYHGQPVWYRKLTVRVLD, from the coding sequence ATGAAACAAATCATCACTTTTTTATTAGTCTCCATACTTTGTTTTGGCTGTGCCACAAGTGAGGATAAGTGTATCAATCTACTTAAGGCAGAAGAACTTCACTTGAATGAAAGGTGGATACTCAAAGACGGGATGCTCTATCCGTCAGCAACTCCACGGGGCATGATGTGGACTAAAAAATCCTTTTCTAATTTTGAATTGACCGTAGAATACAAAACTTCCGAGAAATGTAATAGTGGAATCTTTTTTCGTATGAATCCAAAAAATCCCGTTCAAGAAGGCTTTGAAATTCAGGTGGCCTCCCCCGGTTTATATAAAGGAAAGCATGCGGTGGGATCTCTTTATGACGCCAAAGAGCCTACTTCGCCCGCAGCAAAAGCAGATGGCGAATGGAATACCATGGTTCTGACTTGTGAGGGACCAAGAATTAAGCTAGTACTCAATGGAAGCGAAGTTCAAAATTTAACTTTAGATGATTGGACGACGGTCAAAAAAAATCCTGATGGCAGTAAAAATAAATTTAAAACCGCCCTCAAAGATTTGCCACGTACGGGCCATATTGGCGTTCAATACCACGGCCAGCCTGTTTGGTATAGAAAGTTAACCGTGAGGGTTTTAGATTAG
- a CDS encoding PVC-type heme-binding CxxCH protein codes for MTYFLKIALALFLITPSFALLAKETKNILFIAGNTKHRHGYHEYKAGSMLLAEALNKSQLGINAKVHWYGWPEDESIFDNIDAVIIYADNGGELAEKHEFLDKKIKAGMGIMFMHYGVHPTKEAGEKYYKKWIGGYFDDEISINPSWVADIQPRAGHPVSRGIELPLKVYDELYWNLNFDKNCNECYTIAGATPTKENMIRYGSRKFWNKNAADKLGTEQALIWCNIQKNGARGAGFVGGHYHNNWAIDGYRKLILNTIAWVAGVEIPKNGVESETVSKAMLNQNLNRPDFPEEIELPSASLLEQEPGKPLPLGPDGRAIDPRKKTRAPVKSSSSSNKAKKAPVKLAVATSINEAFPWPPAMLQDMEMDLFKADGELEVTRWAVSPQVYNPTNMDIDHMGNIWITEGVNYRRENMARRKEGDRIVVLRDSNGDGKADKSHTFYQNPNLSAPLGIAVLDNKVVISQPPELIVLTDINRNLVFDEGIDKREVLLTGFNGRQHDHSLHSLTAGPDGKWYFNSGNCGAIFTDKSGKEFRMNTNYRGGTKKEFFYTPTDELGGAKSDDGFVWSAGFTVRMNPDGTDVEIIGHGYRNSYEQTINSLGEVFQSDNDDYSSCRNSYVLEYGSAGYYSLDGQYKWQAAKRSGQSIPRAHWRQDNPGTFDTGDVYGAGGPTGVVFYENGALGDKYEGMYLSCEATRNMIYGYFPEQKGASYKMERFEFLSSHGKKSTEHSLWFRPSDISIGPDGAIYVADWYDARSGGHATLDPTASGAIYRIAPKGFKPLIPKLNLKTIAGQIEALKSPAVNVRYLGFSELKKAGPKAYAQVAKLLDHKNAYIAARAVWLLPYLGETGMEHCLTLLKNNKANTRLVAYRALRRAKVNILPYAKLLARDPNTAVRRDVALSLRHYSAQETASIFLDLVQGMPSEYDKNYVEAIGLGATNKEADLWKYLKENLQQDKATQWSPAFTRLTWRFCTPLAIDDLISRIKSDQLSENERKFAVESMAFINDKKAALALIDLAKVESPVKEDMTHWIFMRRLTAWSKLDIAEEVKSIYDPEKLVINSITVPAEPEIKTLDQQKILALKGDVERGKNKIMACTMCHNINDIGPNYGPVLKGWASKQTREATVNAIVAPSAGIAHGFKGMEIFLKDGGKVQGIADSMGDPMILVSTGGVKQIIPHERIAKKLHMKQSLMLSAQQLGLSEQDVADIVAYMKSWK; via the coding sequence ATGACCTACTTCCTCAAAATAGCCCTCGCGCTATTTTTAATTACACCATCTTTTGCGCTCCTCGCAAAGGAAACAAAAAACATCCTCTTTATTGCGGGCAATACCAAGCACCGTCACGGTTACCACGAATATAAAGCGGGCTCGATGCTTCTAGCTGAGGCCCTGAACAAGAGTCAGCTTGGCATCAATGCCAAAGTTCATTGGTACGGTTGGCCCGAGGATGAAAGTATTTTTGATAATATTGATGCTGTCATTATCTACGCAGATAATGGTGGTGAACTCGCTGAAAAGCACGAATTCCTCGACAAGAAAATCAAAGCGGGCATGGGCATCATGTTCATGCATTATGGTGTTCACCCCACTAAAGAAGCAGGCGAGAAATACTATAAAAAATGGATCGGTGGCTATTTTGACGATGAGATCTCGATCAATCCTTCCTGGGTTGCCGATATTCAGCCTAGGGCGGGTCACCCAGTTTCTAGAGGAATCGAACTCCCCCTCAAAGTCTATGATGAGCTTTATTGGAATCTCAACTTCGATAAAAATTGCAATGAATGCTACACGATTGCAGGTGCAACTCCCACAAAAGAAAATATGATTCGCTATGGCAGCAGGAAATTTTGGAACAAAAATGCCGCGGATAAATTAGGAACGGAGCAAGCTTTAATCTGGTGTAATATTCAAAAAAATGGCGCACGTGGCGCAGGCTTTGTCGGTGGTCATTACCACAATAACTGGGCTATAGACGGCTACCGTAAACTCATCCTCAATACGATTGCCTGGGTAGCAGGCGTCGAAATACCAAAAAATGGAGTCGAGTCCGAAACAGTTAGCAAAGCAATGCTCAATCAAAATCTCAACCGTCCTGATTTCCCCGAAGAAATTGAACTTCCCTCAGCTAGCCTTCTCGAACAAGAACCCGGCAAGCCTTTACCCTTGGGGCCTGATGGTAGAGCTATCGACCCTCGCAAGAAAACAAGAGCTCCAGTAAAAAGTAGTTCGAGTTCTAATAAAGCTAAAAAAGCACCCGTCAAACTCGCAGTTGCTACAAGTATTAACGAAGCCTTCCCCTGGCCTCCTGCAATGCTTCAAGATATGGAGATGGATTTATTCAAAGCTGATGGTGAATTAGAGGTGACCCGCTGGGCGGTCTCGCCACAAGTCTACAATCCAACTAATATGGATATTGACCACATGGGAAATATTTGGATAACTGAGGGCGTCAACTACCGACGCGAAAATATGGCTCGCCGCAAAGAAGGTGATCGTATTGTTGTTTTACGTGATAGTAATGGTGATGGCAAGGCAGATAAATCTCACACTTTCTACCAAAACCCCAATCTCTCTGCGCCCTTAGGTATCGCCGTTCTCGACAACAAAGTTGTTATTTCTCAACCCCCAGAATTGATTGTTTTAACTGATATCAACCGCAATCTTGTCTTCGATGAAGGCATTGATAAGAGAGAAGTTCTGCTCACGGGGTTCAACGGACGTCAGCACGATCACTCCCTGCATTCTTTGACTGCGGGTCCTGATGGCAAATGGTATTTCAATAGCGGGAATTGCGGAGCGATTTTTACCGATAAATCTGGCAAAGAATTCCGTATGAATACTAACTACCGTGGAGGCACCAAAAAAGAATTTTTCTACACCCCAACCGACGAACTCGGTGGTGCAAAAAGTGATGATGGCTTTGTTTGGAGTGCGGGTTTCACAGTGAGAATGAATCCCGATGGAACTGATGTAGAAATCATTGGTCATGGTTATCGCAATAGCTACGAACAAACTATTAACTCATTAGGTGAAGTCTTCCAAAGTGATAATGATGATTACTCCAGTTGCCGTAACTCCTATGTACTTGAGTATGGATCTGCTGGTTATTATTCTCTTGATGGTCAGTATAAATGGCAAGCCGCAAAAAGATCTGGTCAATCCATCCCACGTGCTCACTGGAGGCAAGATAACCCAGGAACTTTTGATACCGGAGACGTTTATGGTGCAGGAGGTCCCACGGGTGTCGTGTTCTATGAAAATGGTGCCCTTGGAGATAAGTACGAAGGCATGTACCTCTCTTGTGAAGCCACTCGCAATATGATCTATGGCTATTTCCCTGAACAAAAAGGCGCCAGCTACAAAATGGAACGTTTTGAGTTCCTCTCGAGTCATGGCAAAAAATCTACTGAACATTCGCTCTGGTTCCGTCCCTCCGATATCAGCATCGGTCCCGATGGCGCCATTTATGTTGCTGATTGGTATGATGCGCGCTCAGGCGGTCATGCCACTTTGGACCCCACCGCTTCAGGTGCGATCTACAGAATTGCACCAAAGGGCTTTAAGCCCCTTATCCCAAAGCTCAATTTAAAAACAATCGCAGGTCAAATCGAAGCACTTAAAAGCCCCGCAGTGAATGTTCGTTACCTCGGTTTCTCTGAACTTAAAAAGGCTGGGCCAAAAGCGTATGCGCAAGTCGCAAAACTTCTCGATCATAAAAATGCCTATATTGCCGCTCGTGCAGTCTGGCTCCTCCCTTACCTCGGTGAGACGGGTATGGAACATTGCCTGACTCTATTGAAAAACAATAAAGCCAATACACGCCTCGTCGCTTACCGCGCACTTCGTCGTGCCAAAGTCAATATCCTTCCCTACGCTAAGTTATTGGCAAGGGATCCCAACACGGCTGTTCGCCGTGATGTAGCCCTTTCACTCAGACATTACTCAGCGCAGGAAACGGCCTCTATTTTCCTTGATCTCGTTCAAGGCATGCCTAGCGAATACGATAAAAATTATGTCGAAGCTATTGGGCTTGGTGCGACTAATAAAGAAGCAGACCTTTGGAAATACCTCAAAGAAAATCTCCAGCAGGATAAGGCTACCCAATGGAGCCCAGCATTTACACGTTTGACTTGGCGCTTCTGTACTCCCCTTGCGATTGATGATCTTATCTCACGAATTAAGAGTGATCAACTATCAGAAAATGAGCGGAAGTTTGCCGTCGAATCTATGGCATTTATCAATGATAAAAAAGCCGCACTTGCCCTTATAGATTTGGCCAAAGTCGAAAGTCCTGTGAAAGAAGATATGACTCACTGGATATTTATGCGCCGTCTTACTGCTTGGTCAAAACTTGATATTGCCGAAGAAGTCAAAAGTATTTATGATCCGGAAAAACTCGTCATTAATTCTATTACTGTCCCTGCAGAGCCGGAAATAAAAACTCTGGATCAGCAAAAAATCTTAGCTCTCAAAGGTGATGTTGAGCGCGGTAAAAATAAAATCATGGCTTGCACCATGTGCCATAATATTAATGATATTGGACCCAACTATGGCCCTGTACTCAAGGGCTGGGCGAGCAAACAAACTCGCGAAGCTACTGTGAATGCCATTGTCGCTCCATCAGCAGGCATTGCTCATGGCTTTAAAGGCATGGAAATCTTCCTGAAAGACGGGGGGAAAGTTCAAGGTATTGCGGACTCAATGGGCGACCCGATGATCCTAGTCTCCACTGGTGGGGTGAAGCAAATTATTCCTCATGAACGTATTGCTAAAAAATTGCACATGAAGCAGTCTCTCATGCTCTCTGCGCAACAACTGGGCTTGAGTGAACAGGATGTAGCCGATATTGTAGCCTATATGAAAAGTTGGAAATAA
- a CDS encoding arylsulfatase yields MKKALLIIFFLIGFNTMAEKKPNIIYLMLDEWGYFETSHMKNDYLITPNIDKFATQGMQFTNAYAGAPTCGPTRAVLLTGLHTGHTSMRSNDGYSAIREAEPTLGSMLKKEGYVTGGFGKWGVGARGTSGVPEKHGFDEFFGYYDQVHAHTYFPEYLIHNGKEVPLKGNSNQDRYKGETHAQDEIFEQSIKFIKKNKDVPFFCYLPWTPPHGHWGIKKDDPSWQLFKDKNWSAGQSKDTDAKVYAAFMHMVDRQLGEIMSLLKELDIDDNTVVFLCGDNGGEPYFKNEEHPHGFFAPNLNPETGERFRAGKGSLYDGGLKIPMYARWPGKIKAGSMSDHMFYFPDIMPTLADIAKTDSPKTDGLSILPTLLNKEGQEEHKYLYWEYYRQTALRMGDWKLYRKRKESSWELYNISKDIEELNDIAKSNPDILKQMIAITEQAHEDIRPGVIYDKELAFKDRPKHIKKK; encoded by the coding sequence ATGAAAAAAGCTCTGCTAATTATATTTTTCTTAATCGGCTTCAACACCATGGCCGAAAAGAAACCCAACATCATTTACCTCATGCTCGATGAATGGGGCTACTTCGAGACTTCCCACATGAAGAATGATTATCTGATTACCCCCAATATAGATAAGTTTGCTACTCAAGGCATGCAATTCACCAACGCTTATGCAGGAGCGCCAACTTGTGGGCCCACCCGCGCCGTACTACTAACCGGTCTTCATACCGGACACACTTCCATGCGTAGCAATGATGGCTATTCCGCTATTCGAGAAGCTGAGCCCACCTTGGGTTCTATGCTCAAAAAAGAAGGCTATGTCACTGGTGGCTTCGGCAAATGGGGCGTTGGCGCTCGCGGAACTTCCGGAGTGCCTGAAAAACATGGTTTTGATGAATTTTTTGGTTATTACGACCAAGTGCATGCGCATACATATTTCCCCGAATACCTAATCCATAATGGCAAAGAAGTCCCCCTCAAAGGCAATTCTAATCAAGATCGCTACAAAGGCGAAACCCATGCTCAAGATGAGATCTTCGAGCAATCCATCAAGTTCATCAAAAAAAACAAGGATGTTCCCTTCTTCTGCTACCTTCCTTGGACACCTCCGCATGGTCACTGGGGAATTAAAAAAGATGACCCCTCTTGGCAGCTCTTCAAAGATAAGAATTGGTCTGCAGGTCAGAGTAAAGATACTGATGCCAAAGTCTACGCCGCCTTTATGCACATGGTGGATCGTCAACTTGGCGAGATCATGAGCCTCCTCAAAGAGCTAGATATAGATGACAACACCGTCGTTTTCCTCTGTGGTGATAATGGTGGTGAGCCTTATTTCAAAAATGAAGAGCACCCCCATGGCTTCTTTGCACCCAACTTGAATCCAGAGACCGGCGAGCGCTTTCGTGCTGGCAAGGGCTCACTTTATGATGGTGGGCTCAAGATTCCCATGTACGCACGCTGGCCCGGAAAAATCAAAGCGGGCTCTATGAGTGACCACATGTTTTATTTTCCCGATATCATGCCCACTTTAGCGGATATCGCAAAAACTGATTCACCAAAAACTGATGGCCTCTCTATTCTGCCAACTCTCCTCAATAAAGAAGGACAGGAAGAGCACAAATACCTCTACTGGGAATACTATAGGCAAACAGCGCTCAGAATGGGTGATTGGAAGCTTTATCGCAAAAGAAAAGAGTCCTCTTGGGAACTCTACAATATCTCAAAAGATATTGAAGAATTAAATGATATCGCCAAAAGTAATCCTGACATTCTTAAACAGATGATTGCCATTACTGAGCAAGCCCATGAAGACATTCGCCCAGGAGTCATTTACGACAAAGAACTCGCTTTCAAAGACCGTCCCAAGCACATTAAGAAAAAGTAA
- a CDS encoding YncE family protein: MNKKKMFFLFLFLFIVMAISSQSLFSKELTNNQVDLGLKVTVYAPKSNSIKFKTPTHIAFIGDNLEIVTDLENNRFMYRKGPDAPFQISPVPVKAQHSLVYNPADKLYYANDTGNHRIIAFKSLSSKKISAETKKIAGVALNRPHDIVLDPATGWIYAINPNSGHVFRFKAIGKDESALKVPVKGYSRGLTFVNGKLYVINSAEGRVVEIVDWKTGKFKIYDSFDPTKRSANVGSWKKTGLVLNDVDYFNGYWYATSFFTKSHAGKTDPDEHKFIRFKKLEDLATGKWTDLSRLVPKGMVPYYLTKNEGKLYLAIFRSGSSDKGDSILQLTPVKTPPYPVKK; the protein is encoded by the coding sequence ATGAACAAAAAAAAGATGTTCTTCCTCTTCCTCTTCCTCTTCATCGTAATGGCCATCTCGTCACAGTCACTTTTCAGCAAGGAGCTGACAAACAATCAAGTAGATTTGGGCTTAAAAGTAACTGTTTACGCCCCAAAAAGTAATTCGATAAAATTCAAAACACCCACCCATATCGCCTTTATTGGGGATAATTTAGAGATTGTGACCGACCTGGAAAACAACCGATTTATGTACCGTAAAGGTCCCGATGCCCCCTTTCAAATTTCGCCCGTACCGGTAAAAGCTCAGCACTCGCTTGTTTACAACCCCGCAGATAAGCTCTATTACGCTAACGATACGGGTAACCATCGCATCATTGCCTTTAAGAGTCTCTCAAGCAAAAAGATCAGCGCCGAAACCAAAAAGATTGCTGGAGTTGCTTTGAATCGCCCACACGATATCGTGCTTGACCCTGCGACGGGTTGGATCTATGCGATCAATCCCAATTCAGGGCATGTTTTTCGCTTCAAGGCGATCGGTAAAGATGAGTCTGCACTTAAGGTGCCCGTTAAGGGTTATTCTAGAGGCCTGACCTTTGTGAACGGCAAGCTTTATGTGATTAACTCGGCGGAGGGGCGTGTCGTGGAAATCGTGGATTGGAAGACTGGAAAATTCAAAATCTATGATAGTTTTGATCCAACGAAACGTAGTGCAAACGTTGGCTCCTGGAAGAAGACAGGGCTTGTTCTCAACGATGTCGATTACTTTAACGGCTACTGGTATGCAACGAGTTTTTTTACGAAGTCACATGCCGGAAAAACCGATCCGGATGAGCATAAATTCATCCGATTCAAAAAATTGGAAGATCTTGCTACTGGGAAATGGACAGACCTCAGTCGCCTGGTCCCCAAGGGGATGGTTCCCTATTACCTAACTAAAAATGAGGGGAAACTCTACCTGGCAATCTTCCGCTCTGGGTCGTCTGACAAAGGTGACAGCATCCTTCAGTTAACTCCAGTTAAAACGCCTCCTTATCCAGTGAAGAAGTAA
- a CDS encoding DUF7133 domain-containing protein, with protein sequence MKILISCLIIVISWSSFAASPDAYSIETIETPKDVLFHVTGLDITEDGRVYCCTRYGDVWVLAQGKWTRFATGLHEPCGLMVDQDGAVIVTQKPEMTKLIDSDKDGIADLYLNLSHAWEFHNNYHEFNFGGIRDNSGNYVGTLNLAAGRNVAGLKLSAMSTEGGYRGWAYKVSPEGKFTAFASGLRSPAGLGTNDLGEIFFTDNQGDYVATSTLNHLEQGKFYGHPISLLDKPEYNMAKLKEMKDEEFEKMRTLPVVWIPQEEIANSPGNPEWLGDSGKFGPFKNQFFIGDQTRSNIFRVSLQKVGGRYQGCVIDFISGLQCGNIRLKFDAEGALWAGQTSRGWASRGSKPFGLQKVVWDKKTIPFEIEDVKLIKGGFKVTFTKEVDPKSVKVANIGISHWWYNYTRDYGSPKVDLKNSELSSVQVQADGKTLVIKMPLKKQQVYCLDLSQVLNKSGQKTHNSKAFYTLINLVE encoded by the coding sequence ATGAAAATACTTATTTCATGTTTAATCATAGTCATTTCATGGTCCTCTTTTGCTGCGTCTCCAGATGCTTACAGTATAGAAACAATTGAAACTCCAAAGGATGTGCTCTTTCATGTTACAGGTTTGGATATTACTGAAGATGGCAGAGTTTACTGCTGCACGAGATATGGCGATGTCTGGGTTTTAGCCCAAGGTAAATGGACCCGCTTTGCGACTGGATTACACGAACCCTGTGGCCTCATGGTTGATCAGGACGGCGCAGTAATTGTTACCCAGAAACCAGAGATGACCAAACTTATCGATAGCGATAAAGATGGCATCGCGGATCTCTACTTAAACCTTTCCCATGCCTGGGAGTTTCATAATAATTACCACGAGTTTAACTTTGGTGGAATTAGGGATAATTCTGGAAATTACGTCGGCACCTTAAACCTTGCTGCTGGACGCAATGTAGCTGGTTTGAAACTAAGTGCGATGTCAACTGAAGGCGGTTACCGTGGTTGGGCTTATAAAGTGAGTCCTGAAGGAAAGTTCACTGCTTTTGCCTCGGGATTGAGATCGCCTGCAGGCCTTGGTACAAATGACTTAGGTGAAATATTTTTCACCGATAATCAGGGGGACTATGTAGCCACGTCAACACTGAATCATCTTGAGCAAGGGAAATTTTACGGACATCCGATTTCACTACTAGATAAGCCTGAATATAACATGGCCAAGCTCAAAGAGATGAAAGATGAAGAATTCGAGAAGATGCGTACACTACCAGTAGTTTGGATACCGCAGGAAGAAATAGCTAATTCACCCGGAAACCCGGAATGGCTTGGTGATTCCGGAAAGTTTGGACCCTTTAAAAATCAATTCTTTATCGGCGACCAGACCCGTTCAAATATCTTCAGAGTCTCATTACAAAAAGTGGGTGGCCGCTACCAAGGCTGCGTCATTGATTTTATCTCTGGGCTGCAGTGTGGCAACATACGCCTAAAATTCGATGCGGAAGGAGCTCTCTGGGCAGGTCAAACGAGTCGCGGCTGGGCATCTCGTGGCTCTAAACCTTTTGGACTTCAAAAAGTCGTTTGGGATAAAAAAACGATTCCTTTTGAGATTGAAGATGTCAAGCTGATTAAAGGTGGATTTAAAGTCACTTTTACAAAAGAAGTAGATCCGAAATCAGTGAAAGTAGCAAATATTGGGATTAGCCATTGGTGGTATAATTATACACGCGATTATGGCTCTCCCAAAGTTGACTTAAAAAATTCTGAGTTAAGTTCCGTACAAGTTCAGGCAGATGGAAAAACTCTAGTGATTAAAATGCCTTTGAAAAAGCAGCAGGTCTACTGCCTGGATCTAAGCCAGGTTTTGAATAAGTCAGGGCAAAAAACTCACAATAGCAAAGCTTTTTATACTCTCATTAATCTCGTTGAATAA